Part of the Candidatus Hydrogenedentota bacterium genome, TGCCGTCCGAGGCGCAGTCCACGGCGCGGTCCTGGATGTCCCGCAGTTCCGTGTCGTCCGGCATGGAAGGCGCTCCGTCGGTTGCTCTTTCGGACTCCGTCACTTGATGTTCATGCCCTGCATGCGCAGCCGGAGGTCCTTGGCGCTGGTGGCGTTTTGGAGGGCGACCTCGGCGGTGATGACGCCCTTGGTCCAGAGGATGTGGAGCGCCTGGTCGAAGCTCTGCATGCCCCACTGGTCCCGGCTTTCCTCGATGATGCCCAGGATGTCCTTGAAGGACTTGCCCTGGTCAATGAAGTCGCGGATGGTGCGGGTGCCCACGAGGACCTCGCAGGCGACGATGCGGCCCTGGTCCTTGGCCATGGGCAGGATGCGCTGCGAGCAGATGCAGCGCAGGACGCTGGCGAGCTGTTTCCGGATTTGGGTCTGCTGGTGGGGCTCGAAGAACTCCATGAGCCGGTTGAGGGTCTCGACGGCGTCCACCGTGTGCAGGGTGGAGAGGACCAGATGGCCCGTCTCGGCGGAGGAGAGGGCCGTCTTCACCGTCTCGGCGTCGCGCATCTCGCCGATGAGGATGATGTCGGGGTCCTGCCGGAGCGCGCCGCGCAGGGCGTTTGCGAAGGAGAGCGTGTCGTGCCCGACCTCGCGGTGGGTGACGATGCCCATGCGGTCGGTGTGCATGAATTCGAGGGGGTCCTCGATGGTGATGATGTGGTCCGGGCGGGTCGCGTTGATCTCGTCAATCATGGCGGCCAGTGTGGTGGACTTGCCGCTGCCCGTGGGGCCGGTCAGGAGGATGAGGCCGTTCTTGAGGCGGCACATGTTTTTCAGCGTGGGGGGCAGGCCCAGCTCGTCGAGGGAGGGTATTTTGAGGGGGATGAGGCGCAGGACGACGCGCGGGTGCCCGTCGTCCATGCAGGCGTTGATGCGGAAGCGGGCCACGCCCTCGAGCATGTAGGAGGTGTCCAGTTCGAGGAGTTTTTCAAACTTCGCCACGTCCCGGTCGTCCACCACCTGCCGGAGGAGGCCGCGGATGTCCTCATCCACGAGGGGCGGCTCCTCGTCCATCCGGATGAGGGCGCCGTCCACCCGGAAGATGGGCGGGTTGTGGACCTTGATGTGAATGTCCGAGGCGCGCCGGGAGACGGCCTTGTACATGATTTGGTGCATGGTCATCATGGGGTGGACGCTCCTTGTTCAGTCGGGCGAAACGGTCCGCCGCTACCCCGTTGCCCCATAGCATAAACTGGAACGGGGGAGAACACAAGCGGCGCGGGCGGCATTTCGCCGGTCATGCGCCGCGTTTTTTTCCGCCGCCCCTTTTCGGGCCGGGCGCGGGGGGCGCTTCGGGGGCCGGGACAATGGGCCGCTCCGGCAGGCGGTGGGAGCGGGCGATGAGCCACAGCCCGCCCGCGATGAGGAAGAAACTGTAGAAAACACCCCGGCTCACGCCGAGGATGAGGGCCGCGTCGGGCTCGCGGAACTGCTCGCAGACGATGCGGAAGACCGCGTAGAGCAGGAGGAACTCGCCGCTCATCCGGCCCGGATATTTCTGGGCGTCTGTGCGCCAGAACCGCCACTGCATGAAGAGGAGCAGCGCGGCGCCCTCGAGGGCCGCCTCGTAAAGCTGCGAGGGGTGGCGCGCGGGGATCAGATGGAGGGGCATGCCCGGCGCGCTCCTGGGGAAGACCACTGCCCAGGCGATATTGCTGATGTTGCCCCAGAGCTCGCCGTTGATGAAGTTTGCGATGCGGCCCAGCAGGAAGCCCACGGGCACGAGCGGGGTCATGAGGTCGCCGAACTGGGTAAGGGTGATGCCGCAGCGCCGGGAGACGTACCAGCAGGCGATGACCACGCCGATGAAGCCGCCGTGGCTGGACATGCCGCCCTTCCAGACTTGGAAGACGAACCAGGGGTCCCGCAGCAGCTCGTCCAGGGGGGTGTACAGCACGATGTAGCCGAGCCGCGCGCCGAGGAGCACGCCGAGCACCATCGCGTAGAGGGCCACCTCCTCCTGCTCCGCGTTGAGCGGGGAGCGGCCGTGTTTGCGGAAGAGACGGTGCATGAACACGCCGAACACAAAGCCGAGCACATAGGAGAGGCCGTAATAACTGATGCCGATGTCCCCCCAGAGGTGGACCAGTTTCGGGTCGAGCTGGTGAATCCAGTGGCCGGAGTCGGACATGGGGCCTTCCTTGCGGGTTGGTTGGGTCGGAAAACGCGCCTATTGAAGCAGGGGCGGTGTCCGGGAGTCAAGCGGCGGGAAAGGGCGTCATGAAAAAGGCGGGGAGGCGCCGTGTCGCGCCTCCCCGCCGGGGTGTCCTGGAATTCGGGCCGCCGTCAGTCCTTTTTGGCCAAGTCGGCGGCGGGGTGGTCGTAGTCGTTCTTGGCCCAGTCGCGGTACTTGGGCGGGATGGGGTTGCTGGCGCCCTGGGCGAGCCAGCCGAGTTTTCCGTCCATGAATTCGCCGGCCACCTTCTTGAACATCTTGTTGTGGTTGCACTTGACCGCCTTGAAGTTGGCGGCGATGCGCTTGCGGGCCTCCTTGCAGAAGAGGTCGGCCAGGTCCTGCACGGTCTGGTCGCCGGGGTTCTGCGTGAGGAGGTGCTCGGCGTAGGAGAGGGTGGCGGACATGACGAAGAGGTCCGTGCCGATGTCCACGAAGTTGCCGAGGATGAGCTGCTCGTACTCCATCTTCGGGCCGTACTTGGCCATGGTGTGGAAGAGGGTGCGGGCCAGCTTCTTCGAGGTCTTCGCCGCGAAGGCGAGGTGGCCGCGGTTGGCGCCGCTGAGCTTCTTCACGCCGAAATCCGACTTGGCGGGCATCCAGGTGCCGGGATACCAGGAGATGTAGAACTTGGCGGCCTCCATGATGAGGGACATCTTGCTCTTCTTCTGCCCGGGCTTGGGCATCATGATGGGCATGACCAGCTTGAAGTGGGTGTCCAGCGCCTCGCGCGCCATGATGAGGTGCATGACCTCGGAGGAGCCCTCGAAGATGCGGCCGATGCGCATGTCGCGGAGGATCATCTCGAGGCCGGAGGGGCGGTCGCCGCGCCTGTAGAGGGAGAGGGCGGTCTCATAGCCGCGCCCGCCGCGCACCTGCACGTAGTCGTCCAGCATCTTCCACAGCGTCTCGGAGCAGTAGTACTTGGCCGCGGCCGCCTCGAGGCGGATGTCCGCGTTCTTCATGTCCGCGAAGGCGCAGGTGAGGGAGACCATGCTCTGCATCGAGAGGAGGTTTGCGGCGTAGTTGGCGATTTTGCGGGAGATGGACTGGTGCTTGCCGACGGACTGTCCCCACTGCACGCGGGTGGTGGTCC contains:
- a CDS encoding acyl-CoA dehydrogenase family protein, which gives rise to MAEDNKAKDVAMALAEDARQEEWEFASFTAEMFKGNFRWDLMHPFPVQPEDDKKIGDEYLEKVRAVLEEHVDPYVIDQTCEYPRETLDALAKIGLFGMKIPKEYGGLGLSVTNYARVLGLIGSYCTNTVTYLSAHQSIGVPQPLKEFGTEEQKKKFLPRLAAGEISAFALTEPDVGSDPAKMITVAEPTEDGKHYILNGDKLWTTNGYDEKTTLIVVLARTPDKVLASGKKIPQITAFVVETDMPGFERARRCEFMGLRGIANAALTFRNVKVPVENMIGKPGQGLKIALSTLNVGRLGLPAAGLGAAKAFVDECQWWTTTRVQWGQSVGKHQSISRKIANYAANLLSMQSMVSLTCAFADMKNADIRLEAAAAKYYCSETLWKMLDDYVQVRGGRGYETALSLYRRGDRPSGLEMILRDMRIGRIFEGSSEVMHLIMAREALDTHFKLVMPIMMPKPGQKKSKMSLIMEAAKFYISWYPGTWMPAKSDFGVKKLSGANRGHLAFAAKTSKKLARTLFHTMAKYGPKMEYEQLILGNFVDIGTDLFVMSATLSYAEHLLTQNPGDQTVQDLADLFCKEARKRIAANFKAVKCNHNKMFKKVAGEFMDGKLGWLAQGASNPIPPKYRDWAKNDYDHPAADLAKKD
- the lgt gene encoding prolipoprotein diacylglyceryl transferase; this translates as MSDSGHWIHQLDPKLVHLWGDIGISYYGLSYVLGFVFGVFMHRLFRKHGRSPLNAEQEEVALYAMVLGVLLGARLGYIVLYTPLDELLRDPWFVFQVWKGGMSSHGGFIGVVIACWYVSRRCGITLTQFGDLMTPLVPVGFLLGRIANFINGELWGNISNIAWAVVFPRSAPGMPLHLIPARHPSQLYEAALEGAALLLFMQWRFWRTDAQKYPGRMSGEFLLLYAVFRIVCEQFREPDAALILGVSRGVFYSFFLIAGGLWLIARSHRLPERPIVPAPEAPPAPGPKRGGGKKRGA
- a CDS encoding PilT/PilU family type 4a pilus ATPase, encoding MTMHQIMYKAVSRRASDIHIKVHNPPIFRVDGALIRMDEEPPLVDEDIRGLLRQVVDDRDVAKFEKLLELDTSYMLEGVARFRINACMDDGHPRVVLRLIPLKIPSLDELGLPPTLKNMCRLKNGLILLTGPTGSGKSTTLAAMIDEINATRPDHIITIEDPLEFMHTDRMGIVTHREVGHDTLSFANALRGALRQDPDIILIGEMRDAETVKTALSSAETGHLVLSTLHTVDAVETLNRLMEFFEPHQQTQIRKQLASVLRCICSQRILPMAKDQGRIVACEVLVGTRTIRDFIDQGKSFKDILGIIEESRDQWGMQSFDQALHILWTKGVITAEVALQNATSAKDLRLRMQGMNIK